A DNA window from Xanthomonas campestris pv. campestris str. ATCC 33913 contains the following coding sequences:
- a CDS encoding sensor histidine kinase produces MLGYLSHTRVLRFAGLFTWAMIAMPLVYTYWPAAEEGDHRSAAEGLLMSTFFVGFGASYFWLTRGLRGGGHAHWYDRLILLLLTIFALAVSYLSGTGLGSILMMVAAGVIPWLLPLRIGVAWLVLSQLAVLPVFYYLRPDFTLFAALMQSLLYGGFSMFIFVTSLVARQQTDAREEQRRLNAELRATRALLAESARINERTRISRELHDLLGHHLTALSLNLEVAGHITEGQAQEHVRQAHTLAKLLLTDVREAVSQLRDSGAIDLEAALRPLVTQVPSLDIHLDIGQPLTLDDPERAHVLLRCTQEIITNAVRHAGARNLWIQVRRDADTVLIDARDDGQGADAVAPGNGLRGMRERLNQYGGQLEIQTRRGDGFCLRISVPGAPALMPAAITQGVS; encoded by the coding sequence ATGTTGGGATACCTCAGTCATACGCGCGTCCTGCGCTTCGCCGGCCTGTTCACCTGGGCGATGATCGCCATGCCGTTGGTGTACACGTATTGGCCCGCCGCCGAAGAGGGAGACCATCGCAGTGCGGCGGAAGGTCTGCTGATGTCGACGTTCTTCGTTGGCTTTGGCGCCAGCTACTTCTGGCTGACCCGTGGTTTGAGGGGGGGCGGACACGCCCATTGGTACGACCGGCTGATCCTGCTGCTGCTCACGATCTTTGCGCTGGCGGTCAGCTATCTGAGCGGAACCGGGCTGGGCAGCATCCTGATGATGGTGGCCGCCGGTGTGATCCCCTGGTTGCTACCGCTGCGTATCGGGGTGGCCTGGCTGGTGCTCAGCCAGCTGGCCGTGCTGCCGGTTTTCTATTATTTGCGCCCGGATTTCACCTTGTTCGCTGCGTTGATGCAGTCGCTGCTGTATGGCGGCTTTTCGATGTTCATCTTCGTGACCAGCCTGGTCGCGCGCCAGCAGACCGATGCGCGCGAAGAACAGCGCCGGCTCAATGCGGAACTGCGTGCCACCCGCGCGCTGCTGGCCGAAAGCGCGCGCATCAACGAGCGCACCCGCATCTCGCGCGAGCTGCACGACCTGCTCGGTCATCACCTCACTGCGCTGAGCCTCAATCTGGAAGTGGCCGGCCACATCACCGAGGGCCAGGCGCAGGAACACGTACGCCAGGCCCATACCCTGGCCAAGCTGCTGCTCACCGACGTGCGCGAAGCGGTCAGTCAGCTGCGCGACAGTGGCGCCATCGATCTGGAAGCGGCGCTACGCCCATTGGTGACCCAGGTGCCGTCGCTGGATATCCATCTGGACATCGGTCAGCCATTGACCCTGGACGACCCCGAACGCGCGCATGTGCTGCTGCGCTGTACCCAGGAAATCATCACCAACGCGGTGCGCCACGCCGGCGCGCGCAATCTGTGGATCCAGGTGCGCCGCGATGCGGACACCGTGTTGATCGATGCGCGCGACGACGGCCAGGGTGCCGACGCGGTCGCGCCCGGCAATGGCCTGCGCGGCATGCGCGAACGCCTGAACCAGTATGGTGGACAGCTCGAGATTCAAACCCGGCGGGGTGACGGCTTTTGCCTGCGCATCTCCGTTCCAGGCGCGCCGGCACTGATGCCCGCGGCCATTACTCAAGGAGTGTCGTGA
- a CDS encoding response regulator, protein MIRVCLVDDQTLVRQGIRSLLALDAGIEVVAEAADGRQAVEQIPQIQPDVVLMDMRMPVMSGLEALQMLSRNGTLPPTIILTTFDDDQLVLAGLKAGAKGYLLKDVSLEQLVGAIRTVADGGSLVQPAVTQRLLSGLEHMRNEFVSLDRPDPLTDRETEILRLMASGFSNKEIANSLGVAEGTIKNHVSNILSKLGVRDRTRAVLKAFELQLV, encoded by the coding sequence ATGATCCGTGTGTGCCTGGTCGATGACCAAACCTTGGTACGGCAGGGCATCCGCTCGCTGCTGGCCCTGGACGCCGGGATCGAGGTGGTGGCCGAGGCGGCCGATGGCCGGCAGGCGGTGGAGCAGATTCCGCAGATCCAGCCGGACGTGGTGCTGATGGACATGCGCATGCCGGTGATGTCCGGCCTGGAAGCGCTGCAGATGCTCTCGCGCAACGGCACCTTGCCGCCGACCATCATCCTGACCACCTTCGACGACGACCAACTGGTGCTGGCCGGGCTCAAGGCCGGCGCCAAGGGCTACCTGCTCAAGGACGTTTCGCTGGAGCAATTGGTCGGCGCGATCCGCACCGTGGCCGACGGCGGCTCGCTGGTGCAGCCGGCGGTGACCCAGCGCCTGCTGTCGGGCCTGGAGCACATGCGCAACGAGTTCGTCAGCCTCGACCGGCCCGACCCGCTCACCGACCGCGAGACCGAGATCCTGCGCCTGATGGCCAGCGGCTTTTCCAACAAGGAGATCGCCAATTCGCTGGGCGTGGCGGAGGGGACGATCAAGAATCACGTGTCCAACATCCTGTCCAAGCTGGGCGTGCGCGACCGCACCCGGGCGGTGCTGAAGGCGTTCGAGCTGCAGCTGGTCTGA
- a CDS encoding SRPBCC family protein → MTRIIEFLIALGIVAGLFVVVGLVLPSERQMSESVETNRRMTIVYDTVNSFRRFKDWNPLVLRDPKIQLKLAGPEEGKGARVEYSSTEGYIGQGSWEITNSVKNERVEISIEDPTKGYDKVTNFTLKPTGKNNKNVRITQDYSVKYGWNLFGRYAGLYVSRHVGDDLKLGLSRLATALATVPNFDYRAELEGKPVLSDLKLVDVPAEDLLVVTAGNIDRDNETIKKSIKDNQEWIKRVMDSNGLEPSGPVRIVTTDFATDKYAFDVVQPVRKKAGGAAKTDAKADTAKADDKKDDAAAAAPVDATPVAATGEELKVNIPTEAPVKYERTKAHRSAFATYAGHMAGLDAVRNSLRAWAATSGNDVTERPYESWKGGVDKSFTQDGTYDVYWAIK, encoded by the coding sequence ATGACCCGTATTATCGAGTTCCTGATCGCCTTGGGGATCGTGGCTGGCTTGTTTGTCGTGGTGGGCTTGGTGTTGCCCTCGGAGCGGCAGATGTCCGAGAGTGTCGAGACCAACCGCAGGATGACGATTGTTTACGACACCGTGAACAGCTTCCGTCGTTTCAAGGATTGGAACCCGCTTGTGCTGCGTGATCCCAAGATCCAGCTGAAGCTGGCCGGCCCGGAAGAGGGCAAGGGTGCACGCGTTGAATACAGCTCCACTGAAGGCTACATCGGTCAGGGCAGCTGGGAGATCACCAACAGCGTCAAGAACGAGCGCGTTGAGATCTCGATCGAAGATCCCACCAAGGGCTACGACAAGGTCACCAACTTCACGTTGAAGCCGACCGGCAAGAACAACAAGAACGTGCGCATCACCCAGGACTACAGCGTCAAGTACGGCTGGAACCTGTTTGGTCGCTACGCGGGCTTGTACGTCAGCCGGCATGTCGGCGATGACCTGAAGCTGGGTCTGTCGCGCCTGGCCACCGCACTGGCCACCGTGCCGAACTTCGACTACCGCGCCGAGCTGGAAGGCAAGCCGGTGTTGAGCGATCTCAAGCTCGTCGATGTGCCTGCCGAGGACCTGCTGGTCGTCACCGCCGGCAACATCGATCGCGACAACGAGACGATCAAGAAGTCGATCAAGGACAACCAGGAGTGGATCAAGCGCGTCATGGATTCCAATGGCCTCGAGCCGTCGGGTCCGGTGCGGATCGTCACCACCGACTTCGCCACCGACAAGTACGCGTTTGACGTCGTGCAGCCGGTGCGCAAGAAGGCCGGCGGCGCTGCCAAGACCGACGCCAAGGCCGACACCGCCAAGGCTGACGACAAGAAGGACGACGCCGCTGCTGCTGCACCTGTCGACGCAACCCCGGTTGCCGCGACGGGTGAAGAGTTGAAGGTCAACATCCCGACCGAAGCACCGGTGAAGTACGAGCGCACCAAGGCGCACCGTTCCGCGTTCGCAACCTACGCAGGCCACATGGCCGGCCTGGATGCAGTGCGTAACTCGCTGCGCGCTTGGGCTGCCACCAGCGGCAACGACGTGACCGAGCGTCCGTACGAGTCGTGGAAGGGTGGGGTGGACAAGTCGTTCACGCAGGACGGTACCTACGACGTCTACTGGGCCATCAAGTAA